From Carassius auratus strain Wakin chromosome 22, ASM336829v1, whole genome shotgun sequence, a single genomic window includes:
- the LOC113040018 gene encoding secretory carrier-associated membrane protein 4-like: protein MTDRANNFPPLPKFFRIKPCFYQNVAEEIPQPHQQLVRRVYNLWMLYCITLCVNVVACIAWWAGGGGAINFGFALLWLLLFSPCSYTCWFRPLYKAFRADSSFNFMAFFFIFFLQCVLAFIQSLGISGWGACGWIATVMFFGTNVVSAIFMLICTLLFTIDTVLMVFILIKVHRLYRGGGGSFQQAQEEWSTGVWKSAPVRQAGFNAISETGPSLPQYPAAVPSYPESGPW, encoded by the exons ATGACAG ATCGAGCAAACAACTTCCCCCCTCTGCCAAAGTTTTTTCGCATAAAGCCATGTTTTTACCAGAACGTGGCTGAGGAAATTCCACAACCCCACCAGCAGCTTGTGCGTCGTGTTTACAATCTTTGGATGT TGTACTGTATCACACTGTGTGTCAATGTGGTGGCCTGCATTGCTTGGTGGGCCGGTGGGGGTGGAGCGATCAACTTTGGGTTTGCGCTCCTCTGGCTGCTGCTTTTCAGCCCATGTAGCTACACCTGCTGGTTCAGGCCACTCTATAAAGCATTTCG GGCTGATAGTTCCTTCAACTTCATGGCAttcttcttcattttctttttgcaaTGTGTTCTTGCCTTCATCCAGAGTCTTGGAATATCAGGTTGGGGTGCTTG TGGTTGGATTGCCACAGTGATGTTTTTCGGCACAAATGTAGTCTCGGCTATATTCATGCTCATCTGTACTCTGCTCTTTACCATAGATACAGTTCTAATGGTGTTCATTCTTATCAAG GTTCATCGACTGTATCGCGGTGGAGGAGGCAGTTTTCAGCAGGCTCAGGAAGAATGGAGCACTGGGGTGTGGAAAAGCGCCCCTGTGAGGCAAGCTGGATTCAATGCCATCTCTGAAACCGGCCCCAGCCTGCCCCAGTATCCAGCCGCAGTGCCCAGTTACCCAGAGAGCGGGCCCTGGTGA